A part of Primulina eburnea isolate SZY01 chromosome 10, ASM2296580v1, whole genome shotgun sequence genomic DNA contains:
- the LOC140803408 gene encoding U2 small nuclear ribonucleoprotein A'-like gives MVRLTADLIWKSPHFFNAIRERELDLRGNKMAVIENIGATEDQFDTIDLSDNEIVKLENFPQLSRLGTLLLNNNRITRINPNLGEFLPKLHTLVLTNNRLTNLVEIDPLVSLPKLQFLSLLDNSITKKPNYRLYVIHKLKSLRVLDFRKVKEKERVEANKLFASKEAEEEAKMESAKTVVPDEIPTTQDVAKEDQAHKPVAPTPEQILAIKAAIVNSQTLEEVARLEQALKSGQLPADLNFSESNSLPKKGSAQPDNMIADGKEAIDEPKDKESEQKEDGPAEMEEE, from the exons ATGGTGAGGCTAACGGCGGATTTGATTTGGAAAAGCCCCCACTTTTTCAACGCCATTCGGGAGCGAGAACTAGATCTCCGAG GAAACAAAATGGCTGTTATTGAAAACATTGGTGCCACTGAG GACCAATTTGACACCATTGATTTATCTGACAACGAGATTGTTAAGCTCGAGAATTTTCCCCAATTAAGTCGGCTCGGTACTTTGCTGTTGAACAACAATAGAATTACTCGAATCAATCCCAATCTTGGAG AGTTTTTACCCAAATTGCACACCTTGGTACTGACTAACAATAGGTTAACTAACCTGGTTGAAATAGACCCACTTGTATCGCTCCCAAAGCTGCAGTTCCTTAGTCTGCTCGACAATAGCATTACGAAGAAACCAAATTACCGTTTGTATGTTATCCACAAGTTGAAGTCTCTACGTGTGTTGGATTTCAGGAAAGTCAAAGAAAAG GAGCGAGTTGAAGCCAATAAATTATTTGCGTCCAAagaagctgaagaagaggcCAAAATGGAATCAGCAAAGACAGTTGTACCTGATGAGATTCCAACCACCCAAGATGTTGCAAAAGAGGACCAAGCTCATAAACCAGTTGCTCCTACTCCGGAACAAATTTTGGCTATTAAG GCTGCCATTGTGAATTCTCAAACTCTTGAGGAGGTGGCAAGGCTTGAACAG GCGCTAAAGTCAGGCCAGCTTCCAGCTGATTTGAATTTCAGTGAGAGTAACAGTTTGCCTAAAAAAGGAAGTGCCCAACCGGATAATATGATAGCTGATGGAAAAGAGGCAATTGACGAGCCCAAAGACAAGGAATCCGAGCAGAAAGAGGATGGGCCTGCAGAAATGGAAGAG GAATGA
- the LOC140803409 gene encoding 4-coumarate--CoA ligase 2-like has translation MEMDLISKEEDIIFRSKLPDIYIPKHLPLHSYCFENISKHSTRPCLINGPTGEVYTYEEVELMSRKVASGLSKLGIQQGDVIMLLLPNSTEYVFVFLGSSHIGAITTMANPLFTPAEVVKQAKASKAKIIITQAGHVAKVEGYALDNGVKVMCIDEPPVEWCLSFSELTSADERDIPAAKIHPDDVVALPYSSGTTGLPKGVMLTHKGLVTSVAQQVDGENPNLYIHSEDVMLCVLPMFHIYSLNSVLLCGLRVGAAILIMQKFEIISVLELIQKYKVTIGPFVPPIVLAIAKSPVVHKYDLSSVRMVMSGAAPLGKELEDAARAKFPNATVGQGYGMTEAGPVLSMCLAFAKQPFEIKSGACGTVVINAEMKIVDTETGASLGRNQPGEICIRGDQIMKGYLNDPVATENTIDKEGWLHTGDIGFIDDDDEIFIVDRLKELIKYKGFQVAPAELEALLLNHPSVSAAAVVSMQDEQAGEVPVAFVVRSSGSTVTEEKIKKYVSDQVVFYKRLNRVFFIDSIPVSPSGKILRKELRARLAAGLPN, from the exons ATGGAAATGGATCTAATATCCAAGGAAGAAGATATAATATTCCGATCGAAACTCCCCGATATCTACATACCGAAACACCTCCCTTTGCATTCTTATTGTTTCGAAAACATATCCAAACATAGTACGAGGCCATGTCTCATAAATGGTCCGACCGGGGAAGTTTACACGTACGAGGAAGTCGAGCTGATGTCGAGAAAGGTCGCGAGCGGCCTGAGCAAACTCGGGATCCAACAAGGCGATGTCATCATGCTCCTCCTCCCCAACTCGACCGAATATGTGTTCGTCTTCCTAGGTTCTTCCCACATCGGCGCCATAACGACCATGGCGAATCCCTTATTTACCCCTGCCGAGGTGGTGAAACAAGCCAAGGCGTCCAAAGCCAAGATCATCATAACACAAGCTGGTCACGTCGCGAAAGTCGAGGGATACGCGTTGGACAACGGCGTGAAGGTTATGTGCATTGACGAACCGCCGGTCGAGTGGTGTCTCAGCTTCTCCGAGCTGACTTCAGCGGATGAGAGGGACATTCCCGCTGCGAAGATCCACCCGGACGACGTGGTGGCTCTGCCATATTCCTCGGGGACGACTGGGCTTCCCAAGGGCGTGATGCTCACGCACAAGGGGTTGGTCACCAGTGTTGCGCAGCAGGTTGATGGTGAAAACCCTAACCTGTACATTCACAGCGAAGACGTGATGCTGTGTGTCCTGCCCATGTTTCACATATACTCGTTGAATTCCGTCCTGCTTTGCGGGTTGCGGGTCGGGGCGGCGATCCTGAtcatgcagaagtttgagataATCTCAGTTTTGGAGCTGATACAGAAATATAAAGTGACCATCGGGCCCTTCGTTCCGCCTATTGTTCTGGCTATCGCCAAGAGCCCGGTCGTCCACAAGTATGACCTTTCATCTGTGAGAATGGTGATGTCTGGGGCGGCACCACTGGGGAAGGAGCTCGAGGATGCTGCCAGGGCCAAGTTTCCTAATGCAACAGTTGGCCag GGTTATGGAATGACGGAAGCCGGGCCGGTGCTTTCGATGTGTTTAGCATTCGCGAAGCAGCCATTCGAGATCAAGTCCGGTGCATGCGGGACTGTGGTCATAAACGCCGAGATGAAAATCGTCGACACCGAAACTGGTGCGTCGTTGGGGCGTAACCAGCCCGGAGAAATTTGCATCAGAGGAGACCAAATCATGAAAG GCTATCTGAATGATCCAGTGGCAACTGAAAATACAATAGACAAAGAAGGTTGGCTACACACCGGTGATATAGGGTTCATCGACGACGATGACGAAATATTCATAGTCGACCGATTGAAGGAGCTAATCAAATACAAAGGATTCCAAGTGGCTCCCGCGGAATTAGAAGCCCTTCTCCTCAACCATCCTTCCGTCTCCGCCGCGGCTGTCGTCTC CATGCAAGATGAACAAGCGGGGGAAGTTCCGGTTGCATTTGTTGTCCGATCAAGTGGATCCACGGTCACCGAGGAGAAAATCAAGAAATATGTCTCAGATCAG GTGGTGTTTTACAAGAGATTAAACCGGGTGTTTTTCATAGACTCGATTCCCGTATCTCCATCGGGGAAGATATTGAGAAAGGAATTAAGAGCAAGATTAGCTGCTGGCTTACCAAATTAA
- the LOC140802900 gene encoding uncharacterized protein — protein sequence MAPVTNVSEDSMSPYYIHHSDSLGLVLVSQPLTGDNFTSCHCDMIIAISVKNKLGFVDGSIPRPDDFMLLNSWKRNNGIVTSWILNSVSKDISTSIIFTESALDIRQDLKERFQQSNGPRIFQLRRNHRQGLMTGVKKLESHHQMDYVLAFLMGLNESFSQVFAMIIQEERHRQLGSQYLPTESAHGMALTVKGEVTKPSSGSM from the exons ATGGCACCAGTGACCAATGTGTCTGAGGATTCCATGAGCCCCTATTACATACATCACTCTGACAGCCTCGGGCTTGTTCTTGTCTCTCAACCGCTGACCGGAGATAATTTTACATCTTGTCATTGTGATATGATCATAGCTATATCCGTGAAGAACAAACTAGGTTTTGTTGATGGATCAATTCCGAGACCAGATGATTTCATGCTATTGAACTCATGGAAACGCAACAATGGCATTGTGACATCGTGGATACTCAATTCAGTCTCAAAGGACATATCGACGAGTATAATTTTCACAGAATCTGCCTTGGATATTCGGCAAGATCTCAAGGAACGATTTCAGCAGAGCAATGGCCCGAGGATCTTCCAATTGAGACGTAATCACCGACAAGGATTAATGACG GGAGTTAAGAAACTTGAATCACATCATCAAATGGATTATGTGCTCGCATTCTTGATGGGGCTTAATGAGTCATTCTCTCAA GTGTTTGCCATGATAATTCAAGAAGAAAGACATCGTCAACTTGGCTCGCAATATTTGCCTACTGAATCGGCTCATGGCATGGCTCTCACAGTCAAAGGCGAAGTTACCAAGCCTTCATCTGGAAGCATGTGA
- the LOC140803410 gene encoding protein OPI10 homolog — translation MFGVVFPNRSFPLDISTFQQIDATHWLLDMNHFVGESYDSIREICIFLLNNFTLPPDKALALYIQSPGSPFVFCGALTLARPSAVLSLSWPDPAQLQIMAPDAPPLSANIGVSVEDIASLPSLDVAAERKIERLALKVGENLFNFMQSFCGVDGSKLVVPMDIMDRWFKKFQERAKRDPEYLKGFAFQ, via the coding sequence ATGTTCGGAGTGGTGTTCCCGAATCGAAGCTTCCCTCTCGACATCTCCACGTTCCAGCAAATCGACGCCACCCATTGGCTGCTTGATATGAACCATTTCGTCGGCGAATCCTACGATTCCATCCGAGAAATCTGCATATTCTTGCTGAACAATTTCACCCTCCCTCCAGACAAGGCTCTGGCCTTGTACATCCAGTCCCCCGGCTCCCCTTTTGTCTTCTGTGGAGCCCTCACCCTCGCACGCCCCTCCGCGGTCCTCTCACTATCCTGGCCGGATCCAGCCCAGCTTCAAATTATGGCCCCAGATGCCCCGCCTCTTTCGGCTAACATCGGGGTGTCGGTGGAGGATATTGCTTCGCTGCCCTCGCTGGATGTGGCCGCTGAACGGAAGATCGAGCGGCTGGCTTTGAAAGTTGGGGAGAATCTGTTCAATTTCATGCAGTCGTTTTGTGGGGTAGATGGGTCGAAGCTGGTGGTGCCTATGGACATCATGGACCGATGGTTCAAGAAGTTCCAGGAGCGTGCCAAGCGTGATCCTGAGTATTTGAAAGGGTTTGCCTTTCAGTAA